The nucleotide window ACCAATGTCCTTTACACCCTGTCTTTTACACACAAAAAACCCTTATTTTTCAACAAAATGTGGATAAGTGTGTGTACATAGTTCATAAAGGACAGGTTGTTGGTATAAAGGAAATGGGCGTATATCGCTATTTTAGCTTAATTTATAAGGGTTTTTATCTAGATTGACTGCAATAATGCTTTTTTGTGTCTTATAAACAGCCTATATGTTTCACGTGAAACATATAGGCTGTTTATATATTAAATTAACCTTTTTTGTTACACATGAAACAAGAAATATCATCCTTTTGTATGTAAGCACACCAATTTGTGTTTTATTTTTCCAATTGCACATAATTTGGTTTCATGTGTAACAACGAAATTTATAAATAGCTAATCTTGTTTTTGTTTCATGTGCAACGTTTATATGTAGGTGTATTTACATACTTTTGTTTTTATAATCTCTGTGTAACAATAAAAATACTGTTACACATGAAACATGCCTAAAGTATTTACTTCAAAATCTCAAAAGAAAGGTGAATTGGGAGAGGATTTGGCCTGTAGGTTTCTCATGAAACATGGTTATTATATTGTGGAGCGTAATTACACACGAAGACTTGGTGAAATAGACATAATAGCCGAAAAATACGGCGTGATTCACTTTATAGAGGTTAAATCAGTCTCTTTTTATGCAACCATTAGGCCTGAAGAAAATATGCATCCAATGAAATTAAAGAAAATATATAGGACAATAGAGGTTTATATCCAAGAGAGGGGTATAAAGGACAAAGACTGGCAACTCGATCTAGTGTGTGTCCTTTTGGATGAAGTGGGGAAGAGGGCTAAATTTAGAGTTATTGAAAATATTGTTTAATTTAAAAATAGAAAATTATTTTTATAAAACTCCACGCAATTTAAGTGTTGTCAAAAAAAATAAAAGGTGTAATATTTACTTTGTTCTTTAAACCAATTTAATAACACACAAAAAAACAGCGATCTGATTATGAGTAAAACCTCAGCCCACTTCTTGGAAATGGAAAAA belongs to Candidatus Nomurabacteria bacterium and includes:
- a CDS encoding YraN family protein translates to MPKVFTSKSQKKGELGEDLACRFLMKHGYYIVERNYTRRLGEIDIIAEKYGVIHFIEVKSVSFYATIRPEENMHPMKLKKIYRTIEVYIQERGIKDKDWQLDLVCVLLDEVGKRAKFRVIENIV